The DNA segment GGACAGAAGAAAATCTCAGTAAGTAAAAACCGAACCTCGGCTGCGGATAGAAGTAATAAACCACCAGCACCTGCTTCTCGAAGATCTCATAAATTGCACAAGATTACTAGAAAGGACGCAAATTTGATGTCTAGAAAAGGGCCTGCGTCTTCATTCACCAAAATTAAAGGAGGCACTTATGGAAATGTTGGGCACTTGCATAGTATGAGAAACTTTAACAACTCAAATAAAGTAGCTATCCTTGACCATAGGAAAAAAACAAATGTACATTCGAACTCTAGCGAATTGCATGACTTGCGCCACTTGATCGCGATTCGGGAGAGTCAATTGAATCTTAAGAGATCTCAGAATACCACAAACCTAACTTCAGCTTCATGTAGGGATAGAAATCTTGTCAATAAAAGGAATTTGGTGGTGAGGGCATCCAAAGAAACTACTTATGATTATTTGCAAGAACTAAAAGAACCAGACAACAAACGCCAAAAAATTGTTTCAGAGAATCCAAGTTGGGGTTTCTCAAACTCCCAAGAAATTACGTCTATGGTCATAAGATCAGAAATGTGTGCATTAAAGGATTCCGATCAACTGGAACGAGCTGATGATAGCAGTCATGGGGAAAAATATCCAACTTGCTCAGTCCTTGCTGGACAACTGAAACAAAATGAGTATCAGGGCTGTGCTTCTTCAGCAAATCCACCTCTCTCTCTGAAAGATGGTACTCATTACTCTATTTTGTGTATACGAGCAGCTTTCTTCTAATGACATTAGTGGATGTCTAATTCAAATGAGCTTAATGCCACAGGTATAGATGCCGTAAGGAATCACAATCAGAATTTCAACAATTCGTCAAAAGAAGTTGCAAGTAAAGCTGCCAATAAATTGGTAAATTCTTGAATATATCACCATATCTCCATCTGGTTGTCAATGTGTTACACCAGCCTCGAGGATGGGCATTGAATGACTGGTTGAGTATTGTTTTGGCTCATGGAGCCTTTGTGTGGACATTTGAATCTAGTTTCACTAGCCCAAAAGTCTTTCATTTAGTAAAAGTTTCCCCCCTCTCTTCACTGCACATACTGCACTTAGAAGACAATATTCTTCAGAGGTAAAATAGTGAAGATAAAGTTTCTGTGATAAGTGGATTGAGTTAACTATCTTAGCCTTTCAAAGATTCTTAATGTAAGTGTCATGCGGAGATATTATAAGTATAAGGTGCTTGTTTCAAGATAGGTTTGATAAAACATTGATAGAGCCTGATAAAAGCCTTATAATAAGTATTAGTCATCAGTTTGATTTTTGGTGATTGGCCCGTCAATGCAACAATGTTTCCTCTTGGCATCAAAGACACGACTTGTAAATAGAGCTTGTACTTTCTCAGTTTGTTACATTATCAGGTTCTCCTAAtcagtttttctttttccttttcctttttctggGGGTTTTTAGGGGGTGGGGGTGGGTAAGTAGGCTTAGTATTTAGTTCAGAGAACTATCATTAAGTTGAAGGAGCTAAAATGTCGATCTATATAAATTGCCTTTTACTTTCTGCATTGGGCCAAGTCACAGAGTTAAAACTTATTTTGCAAGTGAAATGCCTTTCTCGAGAAGtatgtcttttttcttttctaaaagGTTGATCATACGAAGTAGAAACACTTGATTTTCCTAGTCATCTATATAGTTTAAGCTGTATATTATGGTGATATCATAGGGTTTTTTATATGGAGGATATGTAGTCAAAACAAGCTTTATATTGCATATTTATCGAATTTCCATGAACTTATAAAGCGGGTATTCTGTCGTCTCTTGTCAACTTGTGTTAGCTTCATTTGCATTTGATTGTTATAGTATACTTCTTCATGGATAGTTGTTATGTTTTTCGTTTTTTCATTCTAAGGTCAAGACCAAGCATGCCAGTGAGCTTAGTGGTCAGTGCAGACAGCCTCTTTTACAGAAGAAAGTGACTTCTGGGCGTGTTGATGTTAAAGTAACTGCAGAAAGTGACAGCAATCTAGGCAGATCTAATGGAAGCGCACAGAAGCCCGCTCCAGATTCTAATGTTATTGCAGCCTCGACCAATGGTGCAGGCGGCAATTTTGGTGCCAATGTTGTATGTTTCGGTTTTTTCCTGACTTCCTCTTTCACGTGTTTTTTGTCTCCTTTTTCTAAAACCAAAGTGTAAAATTGCATATTTCTGATAGTTCTTTTTCTCCTTGCAAAAGACATCTCTGAACTTTCCAAGCATTTGGAACAGCTGTGACAAGCTAAATATTTGTGGGAGTAGCAGCATAGACTTACAGTCGTTGTTTCATTTAGAAGAATTTCATGATAAGGAGCTGGGAGAAGCTCAGGAATATCGGCACAAGTGTGAGGTTGAAGAAAGAAATGCTCTGAAATCTTACCGAAAGGCTCAAAGGGCCTTGCTTGAAGCTAATGCTAGATGCTCTCACCTATACAATAAAAGAGAACAATATTCAGCCCAGCTTCGAGATCTTATGATGGGAAATCCAAATTTGTTACTGTCTTCTGGGTTTCCTGACAAAAGTGGAATTGGGTTGGGCCCCGTACCTGCAATTTCTGATGTTAACGTGCATTTGATTCCCAGTTCAAGCTGTGCAGTACAGCCTATATTCGACTTTAACAATCAATATAGATGCAATTTAAATATCCATCCAAACAATGTTGCTTTTCAAAATGTCTCTAGTGATCAAGAGCATTACAATTTGGCATCTGATCCCGAGCCTGATGGTATTACATTCGAGCCTCATAAGGAAGATAATGATGCAAATGACCCGTGCTCCCCTTCTGAGGATGTTATTATGTCTCAAAATGTGGACGAAGAGACATTTCTCACCGAGTATAAATCTCCAGAAAACAGTCCAGACTATCAAGGAAAGGCAAAATCTAGTGTTGATATGGAGAAAAGTATGAATAATGCATCAGAGGGGCAATCAGCAGTGACTATTTCTGAGGATTCTTTACTCCTTGAAGCATCTTTGCGCTCTCAGCTCTTTGAAAGACTAAGGATGAGAACTTTGTGCCAGAAGGCGACCCCACAAGAGACCCTGAGAGCTGTAGCTGAAGGGAGAGCAGAAAATGATGAGATTCTGGGAAGGGTGGTAATAGACAATAGATTATGCTCCGATTCAGAGAAAGAGAATGAGCCACAGCAAGGTTCTGACTTGCAAGGTAGTGTTCCTTTGTGGACATATTTCCCTGCAGTAGCTTATCTCTATTAATGCAATATGCGTGCATATGATCCGAAAATGAGAAATtctcaaaaaaagaaagaaaaaaaacactaaaatacCTTTTTGGTTATTTGGTGATGTGATGCTTTTAGATaaacaagaaatacttctaaTAGAATATAGTAAATGGATCTAGTAAGATGCACTATATTATGTGACAAATAATATATACATGTACTACTCAATTGTTTTTCACAGTTTTCTTTCTGAACTTAATCAACAATTAATTGGATGTTGTAGATGAAACATGTATATCAAATCAATCGGTCTGTCAACCTCAATGCCAAACTAGTTAGGGTCGATTATGTGAATCCTCTGTATATTGCGCTCTATTTGGGTCCTTTTCATTCCAATAAATACTTTATTTATTAGACCAGTTGAGAATTTTCTAAAGCCAAAGGTTCTCGAAATCTCAACCTTATTTTGACACTGACATACAAATTTCTAAAAAGACTAGTGTTAAACAGTGGACCTAATTCAAGTGTAATAATAATAACCAAGTCTTAATCGCAAACTAGTTGATATTGCCTATATGGATTTTATATCCATCGTGTTATGTTCTTAGCTAAGCCTGCATTATTTCCAATAAACCTTACGTCTTTTGTGGCAACATCGTTTTCTGTCGATTTTAAATCTACTTCATTCCTTTTTCCCCTTCAATCATCAGTGTCACACTATGATTAGTCCATATGGAAATACATATATGTTATGGACAACCATTTAAGGCAACTTCCTCTCATATTTATGATGATATTGACATTGAGAAGTCGTTAAATCATGCCTCAATTCCAGACTAGTTGGTCGTTGAGGGCCGACTGTATGAATCCCAACACTATTGAGGGGTCGACTATATGAATCCCAAACTAGTTGTTTAATTATGCCTCAATCACAACTAGTCAGTATTGTCTATATTAAATTTTTACTTTGCGTACTATTCTTAGTTAAGTATCCAatgattttgagagagattgtaGATCTTTTGAGGCACTTTACTTCATGTGATTTTAGGTCTGTCTCATCCCCACTATTTGCACCTTCAATCATCATAGTATCACTTTTGTTGGTTAGTGCATTTGAAGGTTTACATAGGACATGGTCAAAGTATATCAAGCTTCAGACAAACTTCTCTCTTTTTATCCTCCGTATGTTACTTTCACCTTAGTCGGATATGATCCAATCTTGTCGAATATTACATGCCAACACATGTAGGGCTGGCAAATGCAGCCCAAACCCAAATGACCTGCCCAACCAACCCAGTGTTTAACAGGTTGGGCAGGAAACATTTCTGCTGATGGGTTGATTTGGGCATAACCCATTTTGACCCATGACAAAAGCTAGCCCAAAGTCAACCCGTGAGATAGCCCAAACTAAACCCATCTGTACACAAACTTTAAACCAAGGCTAAACAAAGTGAGCTCCAGTAACGATACTAAAGTATTACTATTTGATATCACTTCCACGTTGTCTAATTTTTGGAATCTTGTCATTTCAGTTGGAAAATGACTTTAAAAAGTTTAATTTTATAGGAAAATTTATGCTATTTAAATTGTACTTATATGGAAAAGAAGAAAATTGTTAAGTGAAGTAATGTCACTTGGACAAttcaagaaatataaaaattttGTGAtagtaaaaattagaaaaattcaTCTTCTTGTAATATGTAATAATTATGAACACTTGTTTGTGAATATTTGGTTGAAAATGcttatttatatatttaaaaagaaagaacaaaagttgCGTCAAATTGGGCGGGTTGGGCTATGACCCATTACTTAGCCCATCTTGACCCAATCATGATTCTACCACAGGAAAAGAAAGTACCATTTTgtgaaaaagaaaatactttttctacatcatgaaaagaaaatactactTTTGTTGGAACAAAAGAAAATATCTTTTTtacaacatgaaaagaaagtactccttttgtgaaaaagaaaatactttttctacatcatgacaTGAAAGTACTTATtttattgaaatgaaagaaaatactttttctacatcattaaaagaaaaaaaaattgttgaaaaAGTGGGGGTGGGGGTTCGGGGGGTAGTATTAGGGTTGGGGTGGGTGGGAAGTTCTGATTTTACTACTTTTTTATTATTGTGATCTTTGTTAGTTTTATAAGATGAAGAACTATCAAATAAAAATTCTAAATCCAATTTGAAAAATGAAATCATTTGGCATGAATTGACATTTATTCCATAATATAAGATACTAATTTTTATATATGTTTGTTTAAAAGTTGAGAATATTGCAAAGATTTGAGTCAATTTGGGTGGGTTGGGTTACATCCCATTGTTTAGCCCATCTTGACCCAGCGCATCTTAACCCAAGTGAACTTTGGGCAGGGTTGGGAAATGACCCATTTAATGAGTCAGTCCGTCTTTACCAGCATAAATACAACCCAAACAACCCATTTGCCACCCCTAAGAACATCCATCTTAGCATCTCTATCGTTTTGTGGATATGTTGGACCTTTGAGGTCCAATATTCActtttatataacattgttggtTTCAGCCGTCCCACAACCGTTGTATAGAACTATCTTTCATTTTGCTTGGTATCTTCCTATAGCATAGTACTCTCATAGCACTCGTCCATTTCAGCTAATCCTATTTATAAATGTGCTACATCTTAATCTATTATGTTATCCTCCTGCAAGACTGAGCACACGTATTTGAATTATTCGCTTGTAACAATTATTAGGAGTGATtaatttctttcttgttttttgtaAACTTTTGGTTTCAATTATCCACGATAGTAATTGAGAAGTTCTGCTTTTAGAAGGTCATCCGTTCTCTTTTGGAGGTCATATAACAACGAAAGTCACAATTTATTATTTCAGATTGTGACATTCTTTATTCTGGTTGAGCTGACCTTTTGATTTCTCTTTCCTTTTGAACTTTTTATTAGGCTGTGACATGACGAGTACGATGTCTGAGATACCTGTTGAAGTGGATCATCAGTGCACCAATGAGAAGTTTGGTTCTAATTTTGCATCGCTTTCATCTAATATTTGTTTAGATAGTAGTATCACCACAGGCGACAACAAATCTCAGTTTGCAATCTTGGTCACCTTCTCATATCCTATTCTGAAGAGTGCTATTTTGCACTTTAAAGTTTCAGATTCCATGAATTTACTCAAATTACAGATTAGAAATTCCAGTGTACAAACTTCTCATGATCAGGGGGAAAACAATTTCAGTGGCGGAACCATACCAAGCATTTCAAGTTCGGGTCCAGTTGAAGCGGCTTCAGTGGATTTAATTGGCAGTAAGAGTGGGTCTTACACTTGCGATTTTGCCATTGACCCTCTTTGGCCACTATGTATCTTCGAACTTCGGGGGAAATGCAACAATGATGAGTGTTCTTGGCAACATGTTAGAGACTACTCTTCTGGCAGTAGAATGAAGATGACATTGGATAACGATGGTATGGATATTCTGTTTGAAGTGTATACGACATCTTTATAGTTCCTTTTGACCTAACATATGATGCAAATTTTCATAACTTTTTTCTTCTGTAGACAAGGTTGGATCACCAACTGAAGGACAGATATTTGCTTCCACAAGAACTCTCACCAAGTCGCTTGACTGCCTTGGTTTGGCTCCCCCAACTTATTTGGTTGGCTTGGATGATCTGAAAGCTGATCTACAGTCATGTAAATCCATTCTAAGTCCCAAATACGGGCAACTGTGGGTTAAGTGCTTCAGTCTTTCCTTTGTT comes from the Nicotiana sylvestris chromosome 4, ASM39365v2, whole genome shotgun sequence genome and includes:
- the LOC104244624 gene encoding uncharacterized protein isoform X1; this translates as MENIDEQSENVVQHPMENPSEEGGGVRGESSFLKNDSSETREEGELSSYDDGDQNICSTDQLTSTSAAPLEQQVHIDTVNENSQDTQAEKCTSSSKMGCSIDVPSGTLPESDHPKSSKKNREHFVPFLISFSDDSGSECENSGQKKISVSKNRTSAADRSNKPPAPASRRSHKLHKITRKDANLMSRKGPASSFTKIKGGTYGNVGHLHSMRNFNNSNKVAILDHRKKTNVHSNSSELHDLRHLIAIRESQLNLKRSQNTTNLTSASCRDRNLVNKRNLVVRASKETTYDYLQELKEPDNKRQKIVSENPSWGFSNSQEITSMVIRSEMCALKDSDQLERADDSSHGEKYPTCSVLAGQLKQNEYQGCASSANPPLSLKDGIDAVRNHNQNFNNSSKEVASKAANKLVKTKHASELSGQCRQPLLQKKVTSGRVDVKVTAESDSNLGRSNGSAQKPAPDSNVIAASTNGAGGNFGANVTSLNFPSIWNSCDKLNICGSSSIDLQSLFHLEEFHDKELGEAQEYRHKCEVEERNALKSYRKAQRALLEANARCSHLYNKREQYSAQLRDLMMGNPNLLLSSGFPDKSGIGLGPVPAISDVNVHLIPSSSCAVQPIFDFNNQYRCNLNIHPNNVAFQNVSSDQEHYNLASDPEPDGITFEPHKEDNDANDPCSPSEDVIMSQNVDEETFLTEYKSPENSPDYQGKAKSSVDMEKSMNNASEGQSAVTISEDSLLLEASLRSQLFERLRMRTLCQKATPQETLRAVAEGRAENDEILGRVVIDNRLCSDSEKENEPQQGSDLQGCDMTSTMSEIPVEVDHQCTNEKFGSNFASLSSNICLDSSITTGDNKSQFAILVTFSYPILKSAILHFKVSDSMNLLKLQIRNSSVQTSHDQGENNFSGGTIPSISSSGPVEAASVDLIGSKSGSYTCDFAIDPLWPLCIFELRGKCNNDECSWQHVRDYSSGSRMKMTLDNDDKVGSPTEGQIFASTRTLTKSLDCLGLAPPTYLVGLDDLKADLQSCKSILSPKYGQLWVKCFSLSFVLSNQLHTDLPSDEPLFHGTNARVEVQGGWNRQSLYFQSRNGSPDPCKELSTDADEIVEMALLNLGQEANKPKGRIQALELLARALEANPMSAVLWIVYLLIYYSSQKSIGKDDMFKCAVEHSEGSYELWLFYINSRTQLEERLAAYDAALLVLYRHASASDVTASASDCILDIFLQMMSCLCMSENVAKAIEKINELYPTEEKSDNPLKPSLPDIITCLTISDKCIFWLCCVYLVVYRRLPDAIVQQFEYQKELSSIDWPSAELTSDEKRRGVSLMELAVDSLALYIDRESLEDEANLRAAHLFSVNHVRCIVVLEGIECSRNLLERYVKLYPSCLELVLMLARAEHDFADGSFEGFEDALDNWYDEVPGAQCIWNQYVECALQDCKRDFAEELMARWFQSSWKHRYSKNSCLETVDSDNSRSSPQSASVSDIAALFSNSSKNDIVFGLLNCSIYKLLQNDYTEAQLAIDKALEAASPENYSHCVREHLLFLTADNLHDDGQVLKLLCGYLADKRASLTSEPLSRQFVQRIKKPRVRQLVGNLLCPVSLKPYIVNSVLEAWYGPSLLPEKKDEVTDFVDMVESLMLVLPSNYHLAITACKQLTRTSNTANVPGSISFWASCLLISALFQAVPVAPEYVWVEAADILQDLTGCRSPSVKLLKRALSIYPFSVMLWKPYLKLSEAEGNSESVKEAARAKGIKLE
- the LOC104244624 gene encoding uncharacterized protein isoform X2 is translated as MENIDEQSENVVQHPMENPSEEGGGVRGESSFLKNDSSETREEGELSSYDDGDQNICSTDQLTSTSAAPLEQQVHIDTVNENSQDTQAGTLPESDHPKSSKKNREHFVPFLISFSDDSGSECENSGQKKISVSKNRTSAADRSNKPPAPASRRSHKLHKITRKDANLMSRKGPASSFTKIKGGTYGNVGHLHSMRNFNNSNKVAILDHRKKTNVHSNSSELHDLRHLIAIRESQLNLKRSQNTTNLTSASCRDRNLVNKRNLVVRASKETTYDYLQELKEPDNKRQKIVSENPSWGFSNSQEITSMVIRSEMCALKDSDQLERADDSSHGEKYPTCSVLAGQLKQNEYQGCASSANPPLSLKDGIDAVRNHNQNFNNSSKEVASKAANKLVKTKHASELSGQCRQPLLQKKVTSGRVDVKVTAESDSNLGRSNGSAQKPAPDSNVIAASTNGAGGNFGANVTSLNFPSIWNSCDKLNICGSSSIDLQSLFHLEEFHDKELGEAQEYRHKCEVEERNALKSYRKAQRALLEANARCSHLYNKREQYSAQLRDLMMGNPNLLLSSGFPDKSGIGLGPVPAISDVNVHLIPSSSCAVQPIFDFNNQYRCNLNIHPNNVAFQNVSSDQEHYNLASDPEPDGITFEPHKEDNDANDPCSPSEDVIMSQNVDEETFLTEYKSPENSPDYQGKAKSSVDMEKSMNNASEGQSAVTISEDSLLLEASLRSQLFERLRMRTLCQKATPQETLRAVAEGRAENDEILGRVVIDNRLCSDSEKENEPQQGSDLQGCDMTSTMSEIPVEVDHQCTNEKFGSNFASLSSNICLDSSITTGDNKSQFAILVTFSYPILKSAILHFKVSDSMNLLKLQIRNSSVQTSHDQGENNFSGGTIPSISSSGPVEAASVDLIGSKSGSYTCDFAIDPLWPLCIFELRGKCNNDECSWQHVRDYSSGSRMKMTLDNDDKVGSPTEGQIFASTRTLTKSLDCLGLAPPTYLVGLDDLKADLQSCKSILSPKYGQLWVKCFSLSFVLSNQLHTDLPSDEPLFHGTNARVEVQGGWNRQSLYFQSRNGSPDPCKELSTDADEIVEMALLNLGQEANKPKGRIQALELLARALEANPMSAVLWIVYLLIYYSSQKSIGKDDMFKCAVEHSEGSYELWLFYINSRTQLEERLAAYDAALLVLYRHASASDVTASASDCILDIFLQMMSCLCMSENVAKAIEKINELYPTEEKSDNPLKPSLPDIITCLTISDKCIFWLCCVYLVVYRRLPDAIVQQFEYQKELSSIDWPSAELTSDEKRRGVSLMELAVDSLALYIDRESLEDEANLRAAHLFSVNHVRCIVVLEGIECSRNLLERYVKLYPSCLELVLMLARAEHDFADGSFEGFEDALDNWYDEVPGAQCIWNQYVECALQDCKRDFAEELMARWFQSSWKHRYSKNSCLETVDSDNSRSSPQSASVSDIAALFSNSSKNDIVFGLLNCSIYKLLQNDYTEAQLAIDKALEAASPENYSHCVREHLLFLTADNLHDDGQVLKLLCGYLADKRASLTSEPLSRQFVQRIKKPRVRQLVGNLLCPVSLKPYIVNSVLEAWYGPSLLPEKKDEVTDFVDMVESLMLVLPSNYHLAITACKQLTRTSNTANVPGSISFWASCLLISALFQAVPVAPEYVWVEAADILQDLTGCRSPSVKLLKRALSIYPFSVMLWKPYLKLSEAEGNSESVKEAARAKGIKLE